In Ostrea edulis chromosome 6, xbOstEdul1.1, whole genome shotgun sequence, a single window of DNA contains:
- the LOC125646236 gene encoding glycerol-3-phosphate dehydrogenase [NAD(+)], cytoplasmic-like isoform X2 — translation MASKKKVCVVGSGNWGSAIAKIVGNNVLAMPDKFDTEVRMWVFEETVDGRKLTEIINKDHVNVKYLPGIQLPNSVVAIPDVKESAENADILIFVLPHQFVRGVCKQLEGRVKKSAIAVSLIKGFDVAEGGGILLISDVIRDILKIPCAALMGANIANEVAKENYCEATIGIKVQEHGPLLKDMFQTDYFRIVVCDDETTVEVCGALKNIVAVGAGFADGLGYGDNTKAAVIRLGLMEMIKFCEVFYPESNQSTFLESCGVADLVTTCYGGRNRKVAEAYVKTGKSIEMLEAEMLNGQKLQGPPTAYEVNYMLKSKNMEDRFPLFTAIHNICKGKLEVQKFMDCLKNHPEHM, via the exons ATGGCATCAAAGAAGAAAGTATGCGTCGTAGGATCAGGAAATTG GGGTTCAGCAATTGCCAAAATAGTAGGAAACAATGTTTTGGCCATGCCAGACAAGTTTGACACCGAGGTTCGTATGTGGGTATTTGAGGAAACAGTGGATGGCCGAAAGCTGACAGAAATTATAAACAAAGACCATGTCAATGTTAAATACCTTCCCGGAATTCAACTCCCAAACAGTGTg GTAGCTATACCAGATGTTAAGGAGTCTGCTGAGAATGCAGATATTCTGATTTTTGTGTTGCCACATCAGTTTGTACGCGGTGTCTGTAAACAGCTGGAGGGCAGAGTCAAGAAAAGCGCTATTGCTGTCTCACTCATAAAG GGCTTTGATGTAGCAGAGGGTGGTGGAATACTTCTGATATCAGACGTTATACGCGATATATTGAAGATTCCATGTGCAGCTTTAATGGGTGCTAATATTGCTAATGAAGTAGCCAAAGAAAACTACTGTGAAGCCACAATAG GTATTAAAGTCCAGGAGCATGGGCCACTTCTTAAAGACATGTTCCAGACTGATTACTTTAGAATTGTTGTTTGTGATGATGAAACAACAGTTGAAGTTTGTGGTGCTCTCAAG AATATCGTGGCAGTGGGTGCTGGTTTTGCGGATGGACTGGGCTATGGAGACAATACTAAGGCTGCTGTGATCCGATTAGGGCTAATGGAAATGATCAAATTCTGCGAAGTCTTCTATCCAG AATCCAATCAGTCCACATTTCTGGAGAGTTGTGGGGTAGCTGACTTAGTCACCACCTGTTATGGAGGCCGAAACAGAAAAGTAGCCGAAGCCTATGTGAAAACTGGAAAG TCGATAGAGATGCTAGAAGCCGAGATGCTGAATGGTCAGAAACTACAGGGACCCCCCACAGCGTACGAGGTCAACTACATGCTCAAAAGTAAAAACATGGAGGATAG GTTTCCACTGTTCACGGCCATACACAATATATGTAAAGGAAAGTTGGAAGTTCAAAAGTTCATGGACTGTCTAAAGAACCACCCAGAACACATGTAA
- the LOC125646236 gene encoding glycerol-3-phosphate dehydrogenase [NAD(+)], cytoplasmic-like isoform X1, with translation MASKKKVCVVGSGNWGSAIAKIVGNNVLAMPDKFDTEVRMWVFEETVDGRKLTEIINKDHVNVKYLPGIQLPNSVVAIPDVKESAENADILIFVLPHQFVRGVCKQLEGRVKKSAIAVSLIKGFDVAEGGGILLISDVIRDILKIPCAALMGANIANEVAKENYCEATIGIKVQEHGPLLKDMFQTDYFRIVVCDDETTVEVCGALKNIVAVGAGFADGLGYGDNTKAAVIRLGLMEMIKFCEVFYPESNQSTFLESCGVADLVTTCYGGRNRKVAEAYVKTGKSIEMLEAEMLNGQKLQGPPTAYEVNYMLKSKNMEDRFPLFTAIHNICKGKLEVQKFMDCLKNHPEHMSPNPHL, from the exons ATGGCATCAAAGAAGAAAGTATGCGTCGTAGGATCAGGAAATTG GGGTTCAGCAATTGCCAAAATAGTAGGAAACAATGTTTTGGCCATGCCAGACAAGTTTGACACCGAGGTTCGTATGTGGGTATTTGAGGAAACAGTGGATGGCCGAAAGCTGACAGAAATTATAAACAAAGACCATGTCAATGTTAAATACCTTCCCGGAATTCAACTCCCAAACAGTGTg GTAGCTATACCAGATGTTAAGGAGTCTGCTGAGAATGCAGATATTCTGATTTTTGTGTTGCCACATCAGTTTGTACGCGGTGTCTGTAAACAGCTGGAGGGCAGAGTCAAGAAAAGCGCTATTGCTGTCTCACTCATAAAG GGCTTTGATGTAGCAGAGGGTGGTGGAATACTTCTGATATCAGACGTTATACGCGATATATTGAAGATTCCATGTGCAGCTTTAATGGGTGCTAATATTGCTAATGAAGTAGCCAAAGAAAACTACTGTGAAGCCACAATAG GTATTAAAGTCCAGGAGCATGGGCCACTTCTTAAAGACATGTTCCAGACTGATTACTTTAGAATTGTTGTTTGTGATGATGAAACAACAGTTGAAGTTTGTGGTGCTCTCAAG AATATCGTGGCAGTGGGTGCTGGTTTTGCGGATGGACTGGGCTATGGAGACAATACTAAGGCTGCTGTGATCCGATTAGGGCTAATGGAAATGATCAAATTCTGCGAAGTCTTCTATCCAG AATCCAATCAGTCCACATTTCTGGAGAGTTGTGGGGTAGCTGACTTAGTCACCACCTGTTATGGAGGCCGAAACAGAAAAGTAGCCGAAGCCTATGTGAAAACTGGAAAG TCGATAGAGATGCTAGAAGCCGAGATGCTGAATGGTCAGAAACTACAGGGACCCCCCACAGCGTACGAGGTCAACTACATGCTCAAAAGTAAAAACATGGAGGATAG GTTTCCACTGTTCACGGCCATACACAATATATGTAAAGGAAAGTTGGAAGTTCAAAAGTTCATGGACTGTCTAAAGAACCACCCAGAACACAT GTCACCGAATCCTCACCTGTAG